The following are encoded together in the Girardinichthys multiradiatus isolate DD_20200921_A chromosome X, DD_fGirMul_XY1, whole genome shotgun sequence genome:
- the LOC124862385 gene encoding eukaryotic translation initiation factor 1b, whose product MSAIQNLQTFDPFADATKGDDRLPAGTEDYIHIRIQQRNGRKTLTTVQGISADYDKKKLVKAFKKKFACNGTVIEHPEYGEVIQLQGDQRKNICQFLIEIDLAKEEQLKVHGF is encoded by the exons ATGTCCGCTATCCAGAACCTCCAAACTTTTG ACCCCTTTGCTGATGCAACTAAGGGTGATGACCGCCTCCCAGCCGGGACAGAGGACTACATCCACATAAGAATCCAACAGCGGAACGGCAGGAAGACCCTCACTACTGTCCAGGGTATCTCGGCCGACTATGACAAGAAGAAGCTAGTCAAGGCCTTCAAGAAG aAGTTCGCCTGCAATGGGACAGTGATTGAGCACCCGGAGTATGGTGAAGTAATCCAACTTCAGGGAGATCAGCGCAAGAATATCTGCCAGTTTTTGATTGAG ATTGATCTGGCCAAAGAGGAGCAGCTCAAAGTCCACGGCTTCTAG